The following proteins are encoded in a genomic region of Oryctolagus cuniculus chromosome 6, mOryCun1.1, whole genome shotgun sequence:
- the SOX17 gene encoding transcription factor SOX-17, whose protein sequence is MSSPDAGYASDDQSQPRSALPAVMAGLGPCPWAESLSPLGDMKVKGEAAASSGTTAGAAGRAKGESRIRRPMNAFMVWAKDERKRLAQQNPDLHNAELSKMLGKSWKALTLAEKRPFVEEAERLRVQHMQDHPNYKYRPRRRKQVKRLKRVEGGFLHGLAEPQATAMGPEAGRVAMDGLGLPFPEQGFPAGPPLLPPHMGGHYRDCQGLGAPPLDGYPLPTPDTSPLDGVEPDPAFFAAPLPGDCPAAGTYSYAQVSDYSVAPEPPGPVHSRLGPESAGPAMQGLLAPPSALHMYYGAMGSPSVGGGRSFQMQPPPQQHQQPPPQQQHPQHPHPPGPGQPSPPPEALPSRDGADPSQPAELLGEVDRTEFEQYLHFVCKPDMGLPYQTHDSSVNLSDSHGAISSVVSDASSAVYYCNYPDV, encoded by the exons ATGAGCAGTCCGGACGCGGGATACGCCAGTGACGATCAGAGCCAGCCCCGGAGCGCGCTGCCCGCGGTGATGGCCggactgggcccctgcccctgggccgAGTCGCTGAGTCCCCTCGGGGACATGAAGGTGAAGGGCGAGGCGGCAGCGAGCAGCGGAACGACGGCCGGGGCCGCGGGCCGAGCCAAGGGAGAGTCCCGCATCCGGCGACCAATGAATGCCTTCATGGTGTGGGCAAAAGACGAGCGCAAGCGGCTGGCGCAACAGAACCCGGACCTGCACAACGCTGAGCTGAGCAAGATGCTAG GCAAGTCGTGGAAGGCGCTGACGCTGGCGGAAAAGCGGCCCTTCGTGGAGGAGGCCGAGCGGCTGCGCGTTCAGCACATGCAGGACCACCCCAACTACAAGTACCGGCCGCGGCGCCGCAAGCAGGTGAAGCGGCTGAAGCGGGTGGAGGGAGGCTTCCTGCACGGCCTCGCCGAGCCGCAGGCCACCGCGATGGGCCCCGAGGCCGGTCGCGTGGCCATGGACGGCCTGGGCCTACCATTCCCGGAGCAGGGCTTCCCCGCCGGCCCGCCGCTGCTGCCCCCGCACATGGGCGGCCACTACCGCGACTGCCAGGGCCTGGGCGCGCCCCCACTCGACGGCTACCCGCTGCCCACGCCTGACACGTCCCCGCTGGACGGCGTGGAGCCCGACCCGGCCTTCTTCGCCGCGCCGTTGCCCGGGGACTGCCCGGCCGCCGGCACCTATAGCTACGCTCAGGTCTCGGACTATTCGGTGGCCCCGGAGCCTCCCGGTCCCGTGCACTCCCGGCTGGGTCCTGAGTCCGCGGGCCCCGCAATGCAGGGCCTCCTGGCGCCCCCCAGCGCCCTGCACATGTACTACGGCGCCATGGGCTCGCCCTCGGTGGGCGGCGGGCGCAGCTTCCAGATGCAGCCGCCGCCGCAGCAACATcagcagccgccgccgcagcAGCAGCACCCACAGCACCCGCACCCGCCGGGACCCGGGCAGCCGTCGCCCCCTCCCGAGGCGCTGCCCAGCAGGGATGGAGCGGACCCCAGCCAGCCCGCCGAGCTTCTCGGGGAAGTGGACCGCACGGAGTTTGAACAGTACCTGCACTTCGTGTGCAAGCCCGACATGGGGCTCCCCTACCAGACACATGACTCCAGTGTGAATCTCTCCGACAGCCACGGGGCCATCTCCTCCGTGGTGTCGGACGCCAGCTCCGCGGTATACTACTGCAATTACCCTGACGTCTGA